GGCGCGTTCGTCCTGTTCTGCCGCGACGCCTCCTCCCGCGTCCCCGCGGCCGGCATCGACCCCGACCTGCACGAGTTCTCCCTCACCGACCCCGTCACCGGCCTGCCCAACCGCGCGGCGCTGGTCCGCAGCCTGGGCGCCGTGCAGCGCGAGGCGCACCGCCGGTCGTTCTCCCTCGCCCTCGTGCGGATCAGCGGCCTGGCCTCGGAGATCCTCGCGCCCGACACCGAGACCGCCGTCCTGCGATCGTTGACCGCCCGGCTCACCCGCGCCCTGCGCGGGGAGGACTGGCTGGCCCGCGGCAAGGACGGCGACTTCGTCGTCCTCGTCGACGGCAGCATCGCCGACGCCGAGATCGTGGCCGCCCGCCTGGTCGCCGCCGTCGGCCCCGTGCCGATCCCCGGCGGCTCGCTCCGGCTGTCCGCCGTCGCCGGCGTGGCCGCGCTGTTCGCCGACGTCGACACCGGGGAGGCCCTGCGCCGCGGCGAGCTCGCCCTGCGCAGCGCCGCCACGGCCGGGCCCGGCTCGGTCCACCGCTACGACGACGCCCTGCGCGTCGAGGAGGACCGCCGCGCCGCCCTGCGCACCGACCTCGACGGCGCGCTCGACCGCGGCGAGCTGCGGCTGGTCTTCCAGCCCGTCGTCGACATCGTCATGCACCGCACCGTCTCCGTCGAGGCGCTGCTGCGCTGGCGGCACCCCCTCTTCGGCGAGGTCTCCCCCACCGAATTCGTGCCCCTGGCCGAGGAGTCCCCGCTGATCACCGAGCTCGGCCGGTGGGTGCTGCGCGAGGCGTGCGCCACCATCGCCGCCCTCGGCGATGCCGACCTGGGCGTCGCGGTCAACGTGTCCGCCCGGCAGGTGCGCAGCGGCGAGCTCGTGCCCGACGTCATCAGCGCCCTGGAGACCAGCGGCCTGCCGTCCTCGCGCCTCATCGTCGAGATCACCGAGTCGGTGCTGCTCGACGACTCGCACGTCATCGAGGACCTCACCGTCCTGCGCCGGCTCGGCGTCCGCGTCGCCGTCGACGACTTCGGCACCGGCTGGTCGTCGCTGGCCTACCTGGTCGGCATGCCCGTCGACGTCCTCAAGATGGACCAGTACTTCCTCTCCGACGTCGAGCACGACCCTGCCCGGCGCGCCATGTGCCGGGCGGTGCTGCAGCTGGGCTCCAGCCTCGACCTGCCCGTCATCGTCGAGGGGGTCACGAACGAGGCCGTCCTCACCCTGCTCCGGGACATGGGGCACCGGTACCTCCAGGGCTACGTCTTCGCCCGGCCGCTCGAGGCCGGCCAGCTCGCCGCCGGCGAGTGGGACATGCGGAGCGCGCTGCCCGATGCCGTGACCCCGGCGCAGTCGTGATCGCGCTACGGAGCGTCCCCTGGGGCGTCCGGACGGCGGTGCCGCTGGCCCTGGTCGGCCTCGCGTTGGCCGTGCCGTTCAGCGCGCCCGACGGCACCGGCATGCAGTGGGACGAGCTGGTCCTCGGCTCGTTGGCGTCGATGGTGGCCTGGTCGATGTTCCGCCGGCTGCGCACGATGGACCGCGACGTCGCCCGCCCCTGGTACCCCACCGCGTTCGGGGCGGTGTTCTTCGCCCTCGCGCAGCTGCTGGCCGGGTCCTTCCCCGGCCCGGGGCTCGACGGGTTCGGGTTCGACGACGTCATCCTCTTCTTCGGTGCGACCTCGCCAGTGGTCACCGCCGGGATGCTGGCCCGCCGGGTCAGCCGCACCCGCTGGTCCGTGCTCGTCGTCGAAGGCGCGCTCATCACCACCGCGATGCTCGTCGTCACCGAGGTGCTGCACGCGGCGCTGATCGACCCGGTCGAGGCGCCGGATGCCCTCCGCACCCTCGTCTTCGCGTACGGCGCCTACGGGGCGCTCATGCTCGGCGGCATCGGCGCCCTCTGCACGGTCTCCACCGCCGCTCTGCGCAGCGCGTCCACCGTGCTCATCGTGGCCGTCACCTGCCAGTCGGCGGCCGCCGGGGCCGAGGCGATCGCCATCGTGTCGCCGGCGACGATGTGGACCGCGGTCTCCGACGCCTCCGTCGCCGCGGCCATGCTGGCCTCGACCCTGGCCGTGCACCTGGCCCCGTTGCGCCTCCCCGAGCGGGGGCCACGAGCCTCGGCGCCGGTCGTCAGCCCCGTGGGGCTGGCGATGATCACCAACTCCATGCTCACCCTGCCGGCCGCCCTCATCGGCGGGCTGCTGTGGGACGTGCCCTTCTCCGCCGGCGCCCAGCTCGGCTGTGCCCTCGTCTTCGGGCTCACCGCGCTCCGGTCGTTCATGCGCGTCCGCGACGACGGGCGGGTGATCGAGGACCTCGTGCGCAGCGAAGAGGACTTCCGCGAGCTCATCGAGGCCAGCTCCGACGGCATCGCGATCATGGACGGCGAGTTCCGCCTGCTGTTCACCTCGCCGGCGGCGCGCAGCCTCCTCGGCATCGATTCGAGCGCTCAGGACGCCGTCTCACTGCTCGACCTCGTCGACCCCGCCGACCGGGACACCGTCCGCGCCGCCACCCTCGACGTCCCCGCCGGGGAAGGCGCGCCCCTGCACTTCCGGGTCGTCCCGGCCGACGGCTCGCACAGCGAACTGGAGGCCACCTCCACCGAGCGCCCCGGCAGCGGGCGCCGGGTGCTCTACCTGCGCGACGTCACCACTCGCCGCCGCCGCGAACGCGAGCTCGAGCGCATGGCCTACACCGACCACCTCACCGGCCTGCCCAACCGCGCGACGCTGTTCCGGGAGCTGGCCACGCCGTCCGTCGACGACCGCTGCCTGCTGGTCCTCGACCTCGACGGGTTCAAGGCGGTCAACGACGTCGCCGGGCACGAGGCCGGCGACCACCTGCTGGTCGAGGTGGCCCGCCGGCTGCACACCGTCGTCCGCGAGGACGACCTGGTCGCCCGTCTCGGCGGCGACGAGTTCGCCGTCCTGGTCACCGGCACCCTCGCCGAGGCCCAGGACGTCGCCCAGCGCGTCGTCGACGTCCTCGGCATGCCCTACCGCACCGCCGACGGCGCCTTCGCCGTCGGCGCCAGCGTCGGCGTCGCCGCACTCGGCGCGGCCGGCGGACAGGTCGCCTTCAGGGAGGCCGACGCCGCCCTGCGCGCCGCCAAGCAGGCCGGCAAGGGCTGCGTGCGGACCGCCGACGCCCCGGCCCCCTCCCACGTCGAGGCCCATCCGGACTTCGCCGACGTCGTGGCCGAGGGCCTGTTCTCCGTCCGCATGGACGCCGCCTGCCACCCGGACGGCCGGATCGCACTGGTCCACGCGACGCCGAGCTGGAGCCACCCCGACCACCCCGCCGTCCAGAACCTGGAGCTGTGGGGCTTCGCCGGACGCCAGGGACGCGCCACCGAGCTGCGGACCTGGCTGCTGCACCAGGCCTGCCGGGAGGTCGCCGCGCTGCCCGACGAGCGGGTCGACGTCGCGGTCAGCCTCCCCGCCGGCTTCGTCCCCGCCGAGGGCCTGGCCGCCGAGATCGCCGCCGCCCTGGACGCGTCCGGCCTGGCCGCCTCCCGGCTGATGCTGTCGTTCACCGAGGAGACCCTGCTCACCGGCTCGGCCGCGCTCGTCCCGGAGCTGGAGGCCGTCCGCAGGAGCGGCGTGCGCCTCTGCCTGGACAACTACGGCATGGGCCACAGCCTCTTCGCCCTGCTGGCCCGCGTCCACCTCGACGCCGTCCGCCTGGACCTCAACGGCCTCTCCTCCCGCGACGACACCACCCGCGCCCTGCAGGTGCTGGCGGCCATCGTCCGGACCAACACCGGCTTCGGTCTGACCACCATCGCCGGCGGGGTGAGCACGCCCGAGGTGCGCGAGGCCGTCGTCGCCACGGGGGTGCAGCTGCTGCACGGCCGCAGCGAGCCGCACGACCTGACCGCCGCCGAGGTCGCCGCCCTGCTGACGGTCCCCGCCGTCTGAGTCGTGCGCGTCCCACCCGCCAAAGTGGCCACGATGGCGGAAACGGGGCTCGGGTCAGCGCCCTGGCCATAAACGCCGGACCCTGGGCTCAGGGTTTCCACCCATTTCCGGCGCCGGCACCCCCATACGGGCGCAAACGCCTTGGGACTGTCACTACCCCCGCGAATACTGACGCCGTGACCAGCCCGGTGCTGCACTTCCTGGGCCACTCGACCGTCCGCGTCGAGATGGCCGGACGCACCGTGCTCACCGATCCCGTGCTCGCCCCCACCGTGGGTCTGCTCCGCCGCGTCGTGTCCCTGCCCGACCCGGCGACGTGGGCCGGGGTCGACCTCGTCCTGATCAGCCATCTGCACGGCGACCACCTGCACATCCCCTCCCTGCGCACGGTCGGGCCCCGCACCCGGATCGTGGTGCCGCGCGGCGCCGGCGAGTGGCTGCGCGGCCGAGGGTTCCCCCGCGTCGACGAGCTCTCGGCCGGCGAGTCGCTGCCCGACGGCGAGCTGCGGATCACCGCCGTCCGCGCCGAGCACAGCGGCCACCGCTGGGGCCCCCGCTCCACGCACGGGCCCGACACCGAGGCGATCGGCTTCCTGCTCGAGGGCGGCGGCTCGTGCGTCTACGTCAGCGGCGACACCGGGGTCTTTCAGGGGATGGGCGTGCTGCGGGACCGGGACGTCGACGTCGCCCTGCTGCCTGTCTGGGGCTGGGGCCCGACCCTGGGTCCCGGCCACCTCGACCCGGTCGGCGCCGCGGACGCCGCCGCCCTGATCCGGCCGCGGATCGCCGTCCCGGTCCACTGGGGCACGCTCACCGTCGCGGGGATGACATCGGTCCCCTCCCCGCTGCGCGCCCGCATGCGGCGGCTGCTGGTCGACCCACCCCACGCGTTCGCCACCGAGGTCGCCGCGCGCGGTCTGCCGACCCGCGTCGTCGTCACCGCCCCCGGCTCCGCCGTCGACCTGTCGGTGGCCGAGACATGAACCTCGACGTGCTCACCAGCGCCTGGGACGGCGACACCGCCGTCGGCTATCCGCTGCTGTTCGGGCTGGTGCTGCTGGGCTCCGTCGTCCCGGTGGTGCCGACCGGCCTCGTCGTCGGCACGGCCGCGGCCTTCGCCATGACCACCGCCGGCCTCGGGCTGGCGCTGGTGCTCGCCGTGGCCACCCTCGCCGCGCTCACCGGCGACCTGGTCACCTTCGCGATCTGCCGGTTCGGCGGCCCGTCGGCGGTCCGGTGGGTCACCCGCGGCCAGCACGCCGACCGCCTCGACCAGGTGCGCGAGCAGTTCCGGCGGCACGGCTGGCAGATCATCGTGGCCGGACGGCTGCTGCCCGCCGGCCGCATCCCGGTCCTGGCCGCAGCGGGGGCGCTGACCTATCCCTGGCGCCGGCTGGTGCCGGCGTCCCTGCTCGCCGCCTTCCTGTGGGCGCTGGCCTACGCGCTGCTCGGCGTGGTCAGCGGCGGCATCTTCGACTCCCCGCTGGTCGCCATGCTGGTCGCCACCGTGCTGGTGCTCGCGGTCAGCGCGGTGCTGAACCTGATTGGCAACCGGCGCCGCCGAACCGTGCCGGCGGCCGCCGAGCCCGAACCCTGCGAGACCGTGTGAGTACCCCCGCCGCCCCCGGCCGGCTGCTGCGCACCGGCCGCACGCTCGCCCGCGTGCTGGTCACCTGGGGCGCGGTCACCGGCGCGCTGGTGGTCCTCAGCGCGCGGATGACCGGGTTCGAGCTGTCGTCGTGGTGGCAGGCGCCGGTCATGGCGCTGCTGCTCGGCGTCCTGGCGGCGGCGGCCTGGCCGCTGGTGATGCGGGTGGCCCTGCCGGTCGCGTTCTTCACGCTCGGGCTGGGCAGCTTCCTGCTCTTCGGCGCCGTCGTGCTCGCGGTCTCCTTCGCCGTGCCGGGCGTGGTGGTGGCGGACCTGCGCGTGGCCGTCGTCGTGGCAGTCGTCATCGCCGCCGTCTCCGGCGTGGTCAGCAGCCTGCTCGCCGTCGACGAGGACGAGATCTTCTTCCGCCGCGCACGCCGCCGGGCACGGGGGACGCCGGAGGACGCCGGGCGCCCACCGGGCGTGCTGTTCCTCCAGATCGACGCGCTCTCCCACGACACCGCCCGGCGGGCCGTCCGCGACGGCTGGATGCCGAACCTGGCCGCCTGGCTGCGCACCGGCAGCCACGCGATGACCTCCTGGCACACCGACTGGAGCTCCCAGACCGGCGCTGCGGTCAGCGGGATCCTGCACGGCTCCAACCACGACGTCCTCGGGTTCCGCTGGTACGAGAAGGAGCGCGACCACATCACCCGCGTCTCCCACCCCGCCGACGCCGTCGAGGTGGAGCGCCGGCACTCCGACGGGCGCGGGCTGCTCGCCCCGGACGGCGCCGGCCACGGCAACCTGTTCACCGGCGACGCCGCCCACGTCAGCCTGACGATGAGCTCGCTGTCGCACGTCGTCCCGGCCCGCGCCCGCCGGGCCCGGCGCACCCGCGAGCGCGTGGGCTCCGGCTACTACGCCTACTTCGCGAACCCGGTCAACGCGCTGCGCACCATCGGGGTCTCCCTGGTCGACATCTGCCGCGAGCTCGCCGCCGCCGCGCGGGAACGCCGGGACGACGTCCGGCCCCGGGTCAGCCGCGGCGGCATCTACCCGCTGGCCCGCCCCGGCGTCACCGTCATCTCCCGCGACGTCGTCGTCTTCGCGCTGCTCGAGGACATGCTGGCCGGCCGCCCGGTCGTGTACGCGGACTTCCTCGGCTACGACGAGGCCGCCCACCACGGCGGCCTGGAGCGGGCCGACAGCCTGGCCGTGCTGCGCAGCATCGACCAGCAGATCGGCCGGCTGCACCGGGCCGCGACGCTCGCGCCCCGCCGGTACCACCTCGTCGTCCTCTCCGACCACGGCCAGACCCAGGGCTGGGCGTTCGCCGACCGGTTCGGGGAGTCGATCGAGGAGCTGGTCGGCCGGCTCTGCGGCGGCACCCTCGGCTCCCGGCAGTCCACCGGCACCCGCGACAGCCGCCGTCCGGTGGAGAGCTGGCAGGTGACCGCCGCCCTGGCCGAGAGCGGTGGACCCATCGCGCGCCGGCTGCAGGAGCGCGTGGAACGTGCCGGGGCGGTCCGTCACGACCACGCCGTCGAGCCGGGGCCGGCCGGTGCGGTGCCGCGCGTGGCGCCGGGCGTCGTGTGCGTGGTCTCCGGCCACCAGGCGATGGTGTCCTTCCCCGACCTCCCGGGGCGGGCCGCGCTGGAGGAGATCGAGCGGCACTGGCCCGCCCTGCTGCCCGGCCTGGTCGACCACGACGGCGTCGGCTTCCTGCTGGTGCACTCCGAGGAGTTCGGGCCGGTCGTCCTCGGCCGGGACGGGCTGCACCGGCTCGCGACCGGCGTCGTCATCGGCACCGACCCGCTGCTGCCCTACGGCGAGCACGCCGCCGCCCTGGTCGCCCGCGTCTCGACGTTCCCGCACTGCCCCGACGTCGTGATCAACAGCCGCTACGACCCCGGCACCGACGAGGCCTCGCCGTTCGAGCCGCACGTCGGCTCGCACGGGGGCCTGGGCGGGCCGCAGCAGCATGCGCTGCTCGTCCACCCCCGCGAGTGGGCGGCGCCGGGCGAGATCGTCGGCGCCGAGCACCTGCACCGGGTGCTGCGCGGCTGGCTCACCGATCTCGGCCACCCGGAGCCGACCGGGGACGGCGCCGCGGTCGGCGAGCAGAGCCCGACGGCGCTGAGCCGCGTGCCGGCGGGCGCGGATGCTCTGTCCGGCCGTGCCCGCGGCCGGATGGGACGTGCCATGCCTCCCACCCCTCGCGCACCGACGTCCCGGCCCGCTGTTCAGGAGCCGTCGGCGACGGCACGCAGGGCCTCGAGGTGGCGTTTGTAGGTCACCCGCCCTGCGTTCTAGACGTATCGGCTCCACACCGCGTAGGTGGCCACCGCAGGCGCCCCGGCCACGGTGGCCAGGGAGAAGAACAGCTTCACCATCGTCGGCACGCCGGCGATAGTCGCCGCCGTTCCCACTGCCCGTGACCGTCCGCCCGTCCGATGTCCCCGCTCGGATGACACCGCTCCACCGACCGGGGGACCTCGGCTACGGGGCGTTCACACGCCGGGGCCTGCGGCCGCCGCACGTCGCTGCTCGAGGAGGACTGCGACGACCCGCTCCACCAGGTCGTAGGGCACCGGCCGGTCGTAGCGGAGCTGCATCGCGTCCTTCGCCCCCCGGTAGGGCTCGACCTGTGCGGCCAGCTCGGCGTCCATCGGCGGGAGCGGGTACAGCCCGAGGTGCTTCTTCCAGGCCGCGACGTGTACCAGCGGCTGCCCGTCGAGGGTGAACGTGGGCATCCGGTAGCTGATCGTCTCGCCGACGTCCGGCACCACCCGGCGGACGACGCGACGGACCTCCTCCAGCACCGACCGGACGTCCTCGGGCAGCGAGGCCGCGTAGTCGTCGACGGTGGCGAAGCGGGCGGTCATGGGCCGTTCCTACCGGGTGCTGACCGCCTGCGACAGCTCCACGGTCATGATGCCGGGGCCGACGTCGCCGTCGATGGGAGCGCCGGGGAGATCCCCGAATGCGCCGAGCCCCGCGAGGGCGAGAGTGCCGCCCAGGACCGCGGCGGCAGCAGTGAGGCGCGCACCGGTGACGCGGCGGGTCAGGGCTGCGTCGATGCGGATCATCTGCGTGTCTCCTCGGTCCGGGCGGCGGTTCCCCCTCGTGGTGCAGCACCGACTCTGGCCGCCCAACCGCAGGCGCACCGCTCGGGAACCGCAAGGAATGCACAAGATGCACCCGCTGTCCCCGGGCCGGCTTCCGGTGACGAACACGTGAACTGTGGGCGCCGTCCTGGTCAGGGGCGGCCGCCCTGCACGACAGTGAGGCGGTGAGACCCGACGCCCGCGCCTGGTTCGAGCACCGCACCACGTCTGCGGCCAGCCTGGCCGAGATCGACCCCGATGCCCTCGTGCGGGCCAAGCGCCGCGGCGGGCACCGCGTCAGCGTCGTCCTGCCCGCCCGGGACGAGGAGGCGACGGTCGGGCGCCTGGTCACCGACCTGCGGGAACGCTGGATGGCCCGGTTGCCGCTGATCGACGAACTGCTCGTCGTCGACTCCGACTCCACCGATGCCACCGCCCAGGTCGCCCGGGCCGCCGGCGCCGACGTCGTCGCCACCACCGACGTCCTGCCCGGGCACGGCACCCGGCGCGGAAAGGGTGAGGCGCTCTGGAAGTCGCTGGCCGCCACCACCGGCGACCTCGTCGTCTTCCTCGACGCCGACCTCCTCGGCGACGTCGCCCACTACGTGCCCGGCCTGCTCGGGCCGCTGCTCACCGACCCGCAGGTGCTCTACGTGAAGGGCTGCTACACGCGCCCCCTCGAGATCGACGGGCAGGCCCGGCCCGCCGGCGGGGGCCGGGTCACCGAGCTCACCGCCCGGCCGCTGCTCAACGCGCTCTGGCCGGAGCTGGCCGGGTTCGTCCAGCCGCTCGGGGGCGAGTACGCCGGACGCCGGTCGGCCCTGGAGCAGGTGCCGTTCGTCTCCGGCTACGGGGTGGAGGTCGGCCTGCTCGTCGACCTGCTGCGCCTGGGCGGGCTCTCCTCGCTGGCTCAGGTCGACCTCGGCGTCCGGCGGCACACCTCCCAGTCGCAGGAAGCGCTCGGCGCGATGGCCGGCGAGGTCGTCTCGACGGTGCTCGCCCGTGCCGAGTGCGGCCGCCCGGGGCACCAACCGCTCACCGCCAGCGGACTGCTCACCCAGTTCCGCCACGACGGCTCGGGATTCGTGCCCAGCAGCCGCGCGGTCGGCGTCGACGAGCGGCCCCCCATGGTGACCATCGCCGAGTACCGCACCGGGGACGCCGGCATGGCGGGCTGACCAGGGCACTTCCCACGCTCGGTCGCTGCTTGCACTTGGACCCTGTTGGCCGAGTGCCGTGCGTGTTGCCGTACACGCCGTCGCGTGGCCACGGTCGCGCACAGCAGGGGCGCCGGCGCGGCCGACAACGGCACGTCAAGCCGCCTCATCGGCCCTTGAGCCGCGCCCTGACCCGGCTCAACGTTCGGGCGCGCGGCTCAACCCGCTCGACGTCAGCGCCCCTGAGCGCCGTCTACCGCCGAAAAGACCAACAAGGTCACCCCGCAAGCAGAGGCCGTAGCTTCCCGACATGGCTTCCCGGCACGTGGAACGGGCGGCCACCCTGCCGCGCAGCCTCCGCCGCGACGGGAGAGAATCACCGCGTGCCGGTCGTTCCCCCCGCCTCGCCCCGGTGACCGCCCCCGAGGTCGTCGCCCACCGCGGCGCCACCGCCGGGGCGCCGGAACACACGCTCGCCGCCTACCGGCACGCCGCCGCCGTCGGGGCGGACGCGGTCGAGTGCGACGTCCGGCTGACCCGTGACGGCGTGCTGGTCTGCGTGCACGACCGGCAGATCAGGCGCACCTCCAACGGGCGCGGCATCGTCTCGGCGCTGCACCTGGAGGAGCTGGAGCAGTTCCAGTTCGGCGCCCGGAAGCCGAAGGGCCGCAGCCGCTGGGCGGACGACGAGATCCTGTCCGTCACCGACGAGCCCGACGTCGAGAACGGCCTGGTCCTCACCCTCGACCGGTTGCTGCAGTACATCACCGCGACGCCCGGCAGCCTGCGGCTGGCCATCGAGACCAAGCACCCGACCCGGCACACCCGCAGGGTCGAGGAGGCGCTGGTCGACTGCTTGCGCCGGTACGGGCTGCTCGGCAACGGGCGCCCGGTCGAGTGGGCCGGCAAGCCGGCCGTCCGGATGATGAGCTTCTCCCAGTTCGCCGTGCGCCGGATGGCCGAGCTCGCCCCCGGGGTGCCGACCGTGCAGCTGATCGGCAAGCGGCTGCGTCCCGTCCGCCGCGAGCTGCTGAGCGGCAGCGCCTCGGCGGTCGGCCCCGGCGTCGCGCTGCTCCGCTCGGACCCCGGCTTCGTCGCCGAAGCCCATGCCGCCGGCAAGGAGGTCCACGTCTGGACGGTCAACCGGCCCGCCGACATGGACCTGATGCGGGCCCTCGGTGTCGACGCGATCATCACCGACCGCCCCGACGAGCTGCTGCGCCGCCTCGGCCGCGATTCCGCCGCCTCCTGACCCCGCCGCCTCGTAGCTCCCACTCAAAGGCGACGTCTGCGGATACGGCACGTGATCGGTCGCCGGACTGTCCGACGTGAGGCATCCTGCGTGCACGGGGTCCAGCGCCGACGAGGGTGTCGGCGCCCGTCCTGGGGGCCCTATGCGAGCAGACGTCCGCCGCTGGCTGCACGACCGCACCTATCGCGTCACCTGCTGGGAGCCGGAACAGCTGCTGGCCGCGAAGCGCCGGCAGGGCGCCACCGTCAGCGTGGTGCTGCCCGCCCTCGACGAGGAGGGCACGGTGGGCGCCATCGTGACCGCGCTCCGCGGCGCCCTCGTCGAGCGGCATCCCGTGATCGACGAGCTCGTCGTCATGGACAGCGGGTCGTGCGACCGCACCGCCGCCGTGGCGCAGGAGGCCGGTGCCCGGGTGGTGCACGTCGACACCGTGCTCCCCGGGCACGGACGCGTGCCGGGCAAGGGGGAGGCGCTCTGGAAGTCCCTCCACGCCACCAGCGGTGACCTCGTCGTCTTCGTGGATGCCGATCTGGTCGCCTTCGACCCGCGCTTCGTCGTCGGTCTGCTCGGTCCACTCCTCACCGATCCGGCGGTCGGCTACGTCAAGGGCCTCTACGACCGCCCGCTCACCACCACGGAGGGGCTGGTCCCCTCGGGCGGCGGCCGGGTCACCGAGCTGCTCGCCCGCCCGCTGCTCAACGCGTTCTGGCCGGAGCTGTCCGGCTTCGTCCAGCCGCTGTCCGGCGAGTACGCCGGGCGCCGCGATCTCCTGGAGTCGGTGCCCTTCGCCTCGGGCTACGGCGTGGAGTTCGGGCTCCTGGTCGACCTCGCGCGGCTGGCCGGTGTCGACGCCCTCGCCCAGGCCGATCTCGGGACCCGTCAGCACGGCCACCAGTCCGACGCGGCGCTCGGCCGGATGGCCGGGCAGATCCTGCAGACCGCCATGGCCAGACTGCCCGGCCGGACGACGGCGTCCACGGAGCTCCTGCAGTTCGTGCGGACCGACGACGGCGTCGAAGCCGTCAGCTGGGACACCGGCACCATCGATCGTCCACCCATGCGAGAGGTACGCGCCCGGGCCGGCCATGGAGGACGCCGGCCGTGAAGGTGCTGATGGACGCCGGGCCATGGTTGCCCGTGCCCCCACGCGGCTACGGCGGGCTCGAGAACGTCGTCGCCACGCTGACCGGAGAGCTGCGCGCTCGCGGGCACACCGTCGTCCTGGCCAGCGTGGGGGACTCCGAACTGCCGGCCGACGGACGGGTCAGCGCCTTCCCCACCGGTCAGTTCGCGCAGCTCGCCGGCCCTTATCCGCAGGTCGTGGGCATCGCGCACGCGCACGAGCAGGCCGTCCTGCGGGCCGTCGAGGAGCACGCGGAGGCCGGCGTCCCCTTCGACGTCGTGCACACGCACGTGGAGGTGGTGGGGCCGGCGATCCTGGGGGCGATGCGCAGGGCCGGTCCGCCGGTGCTCGCCACGCTGCACTGGGACCTGGGTCGGAACTCCGCCTTCTACAGCGCCTTCGACGGGCACGGCCGGGTGTTCTTCGTCGGCGTCTCGGAGATCCAGCTGGCCGCGGCCCCTGACCGGCTCCGCCGGCAGGTGCTCGGTTCCGTTCCCCTGTCGGTTCCCGTGCCGCAGGAGCAGCCGCTGCCGGTCTCCGCACGGTCGCACTTCGTGCTGCTC
The DNA window shown above is from Blastococcus colisei and carries:
- a CDS encoding putative bifunctional diguanylate cyclase/phosphodiesterase, yielding MTTAPVPGQPAAAFPVASPSGRAGLLAVPVAVVAVAAVVVGLLAVPTVLGLVLAGTGLAVLVSFQATLWTRQRRLTGALQRSQSSFRTLVKSSVDPVVILDDRFRVTFASQGIADLLGFDAAAVVGLPLLRAVHPDDRSAVSGILDADRIRPEELAVRTARIRHADGRWRLIQATVRDLRADPDVGAFVLFCRDASSRVPAAGIDPDLHEFSLTDPVTGLPNRAALVRSLGAVQREAHRRSFSLALVRISGLASEILAPDTETAVLRSLTARLTRALRGEDWLARGKDGDFVVLVDGSIADAEIVAARLVAAVGPVPIPGGSLRLSAVAGVAALFADVDTGEALRRGELALRSAATAGPGSVHRYDDALRVEEDRRAALRTDLDGALDRGELRLVFQPVVDIVMHRTVSVEALLRWRHPLFGEVSPTEFVPLAEESPLITELGRWVLREACATIAALGDADLGVAVNVSARQVRSGELVPDVISALETSGLPSSRLIVEITESVLLDDSHVIEDLTVLRRLGVRVAVDDFGTGWSSLAYLVGMPVDVLKMDQYFLSDVEHDPARRAMCRAVLQLGSSLDLPVIVEGVTNEAVLTLLRDMGHRYLQGYVFARPLEAGQLAAGEWDMRSALPDAVTPAQS
- a CDS encoding diguanylate cyclase domain-containing protein, coding for MIALRSVPWGVRTAVPLALVGLALAVPFSAPDGTGMQWDELVLGSLASMVAWSMFRRLRTMDRDVARPWYPTAFGAVFFALAQLLAGSFPGPGLDGFGFDDVILFFGATSPVVTAGMLARRVSRTRWSVLVVEGALITTAMLVVTEVLHAALIDPVEAPDALRTLVFAYGAYGALMLGGIGALCTVSTAALRSASTVLIVAVTCQSAAAGAEAIAIVSPATMWTAVSDASVAAAMLASTLAVHLAPLRLPERGPRASAPVVSPVGLAMITNSMLTLPAALIGGLLWDVPFSAGAQLGCALVFGLTALRSFMRVRDDGRVIEDLVRSEEDFRELIEASSDGIAIMDGEFRLLFTSPAARSLLGIDSSAQDAVSLLDLVDPADRDTVRAATLDVPAGEGAPLHFRVVPADGSHSELEATSTERPGSGRRVLYLRDVTTRRRRERELERMAYTDHLTGLPNRATLFRELATPSVDDRCLLVLDLDGFKAVNDVAGHEAGDHLLVEVARRLHTVVREDDLVARLGGDEFAVLVTGTLAEAQDVAQRVVDVLGMPYRTADGAFAVGASVGVAALGAAGGQVAFREADAALRAAKQAGKGCVRTADAPAPSHVEAHPDFADVVAEGLFSVRMDAACHPDGRIALVHATPSWSHPDHPAVQNLELWGFAGRQGRATELRTWLLHQACREVAALPDERVDVAVSLPAGFVPAEGLAAEIAAALDASGLAASRLMLSFTEETLLTGSAALVPELEAVRRSGVRLCLDNYGMGHSLFALLARVHLDAVRLDLNGLSSRDDTTRALQVLAAIVRTNTGFGLTTIAGGVSTPEVREAVVATGVQLLHGRSEPHDLTAAEVAALLTVPAV
- a CDS encoding MBL fold metallo-hydrolase, which translates into the protein MTSPVLHFLGHSTVRVEMAGRTVLTDPVLAPTVGLLRRVVSLPDPATWAGVDLVLISHLHGDHLHIPSLRTVGPRTRIVVPRGAGEWLRGRGFPRVDELSAGESLPDGELRITAVRAEHSGHRWGPRSTHGPDTEAIGFLLEGGGSCVYVSGDTGVFQGMGVLRDRDVDVALLPVWGWGPTLGPGHLDPVGAADAAALIRPRIAVPVHWGTLTVAGMTSVPSPLRARMRRLLVDPPHAFATEVAARGLPTRVVVTAPGSAVDLSVAET
- a CDS encoding DedA family protein; amino-acid sequence: MNLDVLTSAWDGDTAVGYPLLFGLVLLGSVVPVVPTGLVVGTAAAFAMTTAGLGLALVLAVATLAALTGDLVTFAICRFGGPSAVRWVTRGQHADRLDQVREQFRRHGWQIIVAGRLLPAGRIPVLAAAGALTYPWRRLVPASLLAAFLWALAYALLGVVSGGIFDSPLVAMLVATVLVLAVSAVLNLIGNRRRRTVPAAAEPEPCETV
- a CDS encoding phage holin family protein, with the protein product MSTPAAPGRLLRTGRTLARVLVTWGAVTGALVVLSARMTGFELSSWWQAPVMALLLGVLAAAAWPLVMRVALPVAFFTLGLGSFLLFGAVVLAVSFAVPGVVVADLRVAVVVAVVIAAVSGVVSSLLAVDEDEIFFRRARRRARGTPEDAGRPPGVLFLQIDALSHDTARRAVRDGWMPNLAAWLRTGSHAMTSWHTDWSSQTGAAVSGILHGSNHDVLGFRWYEKERDHITRVSHPADAVEVERRHSDGRGLLAPDGAGHGNLFTGDAAHVSLTMSSLSHVVPARARRARRTRERVGSGYYAYFANPVNALRTIGVSLVDICRELAAAARERRDDVRPRVSRGGIYPLARPGVTVISRDVVVFALLEDMLAGRPVVYADFLGYDEAAHHGGLERADSLAVLRSIDQQIGRLHRAATLAPRRYHLVVLSDHGQTQGWAFADRFGESIEELVGRLCGGTLGSRQSTGTRDSRRPVESWQVTAALAESGGPIARRLQERVERAGAVRHDHAVEPGPAGAVPRVAPGVVCVVSGHQAMVSFPDLPGRAALEEIERHWPALLPGLVDHDGVGFLLVHSEEFGPVVLGRDGLHRLATGVVIGTDPLLPYGEHAAALVARVSTFPHCPDVVINSRYDPGTDEASPFEPHVGSHGGLGGPQQHALLVHPREWAAPGEIVGAEHLHRVLRGWLTDLGHPEPTGDGAAVGEQSPTALSRVPAGADALSGRARGRMGRAMPPTPRAPTSRPAVQEPSATARRASRWRL
- a CDS encoding iron chaperone, translated to MTARFATVDDYAASLPEDVRSVLEEVRRVVRRVVPDVGETISYRMPTFTLDGQPLVHVAAWKKHLGLYPLPPMDAELAAQVEPYRGAKDAMQLRYDRPVPYDLVERVVAVLLEQRRAAAAGPGV